Below is a genomic region from Candidatus Cloacimonas sp..
GTTTGCCAGATATTTTGCGGAAAGCTGTAAAAGGTCTTCCTGCCCCGTAAAGTCCTTTCTAAAAGTGGGAGAAAGCAAAAATAGCGAAGTAATGTAAGCCGAGGTAGGATCTAAATTGGCAAGGGGGGGTAAAGCTTCAATCAGTCCTGTCCAATTTTTGCGGTTGGCAAGATTGTATAGTTTATAGTATAAAGCAATCGAACGATATTGAGAATGAGGATATTTGGTTTCAAATTCTTGCAGTTTTTGAAGGGCGAGAGAATCACTGCGTTCAATACTGATTTCATCAATCAAATCCTTTGCCATTGCTTCAATTATCGTGTTATACTTTTCAGTGGTGGCAATTTTGTCATATAGTTCAGCTTCAGTGCATCTTTTGGTATAATACAGCCAAACATAATGATCCAGAGAGTCAGTTAATGCCTGGGTGATAGAATTCAGGTCAGTATAAAACTGTAATGAATCCACTTCGCTGCTTTCACATAAAAAAAGCCACTGTAAAGCATCTTCCAGAGATTTATAATCTCTTGCCAAGCGTTTATGACATTGTTTGGCAATATCTTGTAAATATGCTCTATGGGCATAATAGAGCACCGTCTTGAGGTCTTCTTCATTACCTTTGGCAATTTTGGACTGAATGGTTTCATAGCTTTTGGCAAGAACCTGAAACTGTTCCTTATCACATAAAAAACGAATCTCTTCATTAGTTATGGCAAAACAACTTAGCGAAACGGTCAAGAGTATGAATAGAGATATATATTTCATTTTTTCCCCTCTAATTGGGCAATTAATTGTTGAATGTCTTCAGCGCTGAAATTATAGTTCTTATTACAATAAAGACATACGGGCTGGATGCCTTCCTGCAAGGTCTGCAGTTCCTCTTTTCCCAAAAGTAACAAGGCCTTGCTGAAAAGTTCATAGCTGCAATTGCAATGGTAGGCAATTTCTTTTTCTTCGTTTATTTGCCACTTTAACCCTTTAAATACAAAACGATCAAGAATATCATTCAGAGTGAGACCCATATCCATTAAATCACTGATATTGGGAGTTCTATCCAAATTTTCTTTAATTTTATCCGCTATTTTTACATCGGCAAAAGGCATCTGCTGAATGATAAAGCCCCCGGAAGCACGCACTTTTGCCTCTTTATCAATTAACACACCTAAATTTACAGCAGTGGGTATCTGTTCTGATTGTTGATAATAGTAGGCAAGGTCTTCGGCAATTTCTCCGGTAATTAGCTCCGTAGTGCTTAAATATGATCTGGCTCCTTTTGTGTCTCTGCTAATGGTTAAAGTCCCTTTTCCGAGTGCTTTGCCGACCAGAAAATTATCTTCTTTGTGGTCATAAAAGAGGTGCGGATTTTTTACATACCCTCTTAAATAACCATTTTGCGTGCAAATAACGATTGCTCCTTCCATATCTCCCAGGGAATCAATCCGAAGAGTAACTTCGCTATCCTCTTCTTTTAAATCCCATGAGAGCATTGCCGAGGCAGAAATCATTCTGCCTAAAAGTAATGTGGATAAAGGAGAAAGATCATTTAAATCACGCGCCGTTTGAACACAATTAGGGCTTTGCACGGCAAAAAACCTAAAACTATCGTTGTGAGCAGTGCCACGCAAAATAAAATCCTTATTCATTTAGCCAGTCCTTATTTAGGGTTGTTCCGGGGTAGTAGAACTGCAAAATTTCTTCGTAATTAAAACCTTCCCTGGCTTTTCTTAAAGCTCCCACTTGACACATTCCAACTCCATGTCCTGCTCCTCTGCCTTTTAAGTTCAGTTCTTTATGAGGATAAATAGTTACGATTCCATCTTCGGTGGCATAAGAACCCTCAATATAAAAGAAAGAAGATAACAAATTTCCGAAAATTTGACGGATTTGATATTCATTATTTAGGGTAACCGTCTCGCTGCCAATAAGTTTTAGCTCTGTTATTCGTCCCGAATTTCCCCTTTTGATAATCTCAATTTTATCAATGTCATTTAGTCCTGCATTATCGGCTAATTGTTTAAGAGATATTGATTTATGCCAAGAGAGTGCCCCCTTTTCCCAAGTAGTCATATTTTCCGTGGGGAGCTTTTCGTTTATCCATTCGCGGGCTTCGGATTCTTTAGTAAGATCATAATTTTCAGCATTATCAATACATATTATGCCATTCAAATGCTCAACCGGTTTTCCTTTCCAAATAATACTGGAGGCATCTGTTTTTCCTCCACAGCAACTGTGATAAGTAGCTTCGGCAAGATTTCCGTTTAAACACAAGACCTCGTAAGCACACTCAGATATTGCCTTCCAAATTTGTTCATTCTGCAAATATTTACCTTTATAAACTTGGCAGTGAGTTGAATTGCACAGATCATACCCATCCGTTTTATGTTTGTTATTTAACAGTAAACTAAGTGCATGAGTTCTGGCAGCAACCGTTTGTGCTTTAAGCGCTTCGAAGGGTGCATTGTCACCAATTTCATTGGGAACAACTCCCGCAAGATATTGTTCCAAAGGGAGAAACTGATTTAAAACAATCTGCCTTTTCACGGTTTTCAAAATAAAATCCCCACTATAGCCAAAACCATCTTCATTAAAGCATAGATCATTTTCCGAATGTATTTTTAAGGGCGTTTCCATATAATAAATGTTACCCTTTGCATCCTGAATTTGCACCGTGGAATTAAGCAGCGGCATTTCTCTGATATATTGAGTGGGGATATTATGTAGAAGAGCATATTGTTGTGCTTCTTCTTCCGTATTAAAGTTTTCCGGCAGAAAATGTTGCAATTCTTTTTTCTTTATTAATCTTCCCTCTTCCCAAACAAAAATGTCCTTTACAACGGCATTTTTTTCTTCTTCTGGTGAAAAAGTAGTATCTAAATAATTTAGAATAGCGTAACGAACCGTTTTGGTAGGATTTACTATGGAAATATAGATATCGGAATTAAAACTGCGAGATATGAGCCCTTCATTTTCAGAAACAATTATGGGTGTAGTAACTTTCGGAAAACTGATATTTAATGAAGGAGAAATAACCAGATTGATTTCCAGATATAATTCTCCGTCCAAAACTTGAGCTCCTGCAAGCAAAGAACCGCAAAGCAAAAGTAATAAGAGCAGAGAGAGAGTTCTCATAATTTTTTTATTTTATTGCACAACCGAACCGGGAATTCCTTCTCCGTCAGGTAAAAGAACTAATAATTTGCCGTTGGCATTGGCAGCCAAAATCATACCTTGGGAGTTTACACCCTTTATTTTCCGGGGTTGTAGATTTGCCAACATCAGCACTGTTTTTCCGATGATATCTTCCGGCGCATAATCAACTGCGATTCCGGCAATTAGTTCCCTTTGTTCCGTCCCTAAATCCACTTGCAATTTTAAGAGTTTATCGGTGGCGGGAACTTTTTCCGCCGCTAAAACTTTCGCTAAACGCAAGTCCAGTTTGGCAAAGTCATCATAGCTGATTAATTCTTTAAGAGGAGCAATTTCACTTTTAGCCACTTCTGCCTTTTTTTCTACAGAATTGGTATTTGGCAGGCAATTTGGAGTTGCCGATTTCTCATTGTCAGTGGTAGCGGACTTATTTTGGGAATGTAATTTGGTCATTTGCGCCTCAATTTCTGAATCTTCAATTTTTCTAAAAAGGGGCTGAACCTCATTTAACTTAATATCTGCCAGCAAATTATAGGCATCTGCAAAACCGAATTTAGCGTTCAAACCCATCATTTGTCTAAGTTTTTGCATAGATTTGGGCAGAATCGGAGAAAAAGCCACGGATATTTTTGCCAGCAAATTGGCGCAAATATAGAGTGTTTCCATAACTGATTGTTTATCTTCTTTCAGCATTGCCCAGGGTTTATTTTCGTCAAAATAGCGGTTGCCAAGGCGGGCTATATCCATTATCAGGCGCGTGTTTTTCTTCACTTGATAGTCCTGATAACTTTCTTCAATTTCTTTTAAAATGGCATCTGCTTCGTCAATTACCACTTTAGCCGATTCACTTAACGCACAAGCAGTTATTTTTCCTGCAAAGTTCTTATTGGCAAAGGCAAAAACTCTATTAGCCAGATTGCCCAGCGTATTATTCAGATCTGTATTTATCTTATTTTGAAAGTCCTTAAAATTAAAATCGGAATCCTGTCTTTCGGGAGCGTTCACTGCCAGATAATAGCGCAAAAATTCACCCTCAAAGTCCTGCAGAAATTCGTCCACCCAAATAGCCCAATTTCTACTGGTAGATATTTTTTCGCCTTCCAGATTCATAAATTCGTTGGCAGGAATGTCATAAGGAAGGCAATATTTCGTATCTTGTCCCATCAGCATTGCAGGCCATATTAGAGAATGGAAAATAATGTTATCCTTTCCAATAAAATGAATTAGCCGTGTTTCTGGGTTCAGCCAATATTCCTTCCATTTATCCGGCTGACCGATTTTTTCCGCCCATTCTATTGTGGATGAAATATAACCGATCGGAGCATCGAACCAAACATACAAGACCTTGCCTTTTGCTTCGGGAAGAGGAACGGGAACTCCCCACATTAAATCTCGCGTAATGGAGCGTTCAATTAAACCCTGCTCCAGCAAACCCAGAATAAAGTTTCGCACATTTTCTTTCCAGTAATCTTTTGTGGCAAGCCATAACCTCAGCTGCTCCCGAAATTTATCCAATTGTATAAACCAGTGTTGGGTCTCTTTAATCACTGGCGTGGAGCCACAAATCTTGCATTTGGGTTCCTGCAAAGTAGTTGTTTCATAAATTTGGCCACATTTATCACATTGATCACCTCTGGCATTACTGGCACCGCAACGAGGACAAATTCCTTCCACATATCTATCCGGTAGAAAGCGTTTATCATTTTCACAATAGAATTGCAGCGTGTTTTTGGGCTTGATATAGCCATTTTTGTGTAGTTGTAAAAAGAAGTCCGCGGCAAGTTTATAGTGAGGTGGACGGGCAGTGCCGCTAAAATTGTCAAATTCAATTCCAGTTCCGTCAAATGCCTCTTTAATACTTTGATGATAACGAGTTACCACATCCTGTGGCGTAATTCCTTCTTTATCAGCAGTTATGGAAATCGGAGTGCCATGTTCATCCGTTCCACAGATATAAATGACATCCTCACCTTCCAAACGCAAAAAGCGAACAAAAATATCTGCTGGCAAATAAGCTCCGGCTAAATGTCCGATATGCAATTTTCCATTGGCGTAGGGTAAAGCGCTGGTAACTATATATTTCATTGTTTGTCCTCGATATAAATTTTGTGCAGGGTTTTTACCGCTGCAGAACAATTTTCTTCCGGTAATAGAAGTTCTATGCTTTGTTCATTGTTAAAACTGCGTAATATATTGAATTCCTTGCTGTTATCCATTACGGATGACCAAAAAGCAGGATCGTGTCCTACACCTAAACCGACGAGATTTACAAAGGCAAAATCGCCTTCTTTTTTGACTGGCTTAATGTTTTGTTCTTGTAGAAAATAGTCAATTTCTGTTATGTATTTGCTTTCTATGAAAAGCTCCACTAAGCCCTCGTTCATAAAACTCTTATATATTTCATAATTCCAATTAGTTAAGGTGTTTAACACTTGGCTGTTGAGCGGTAAAGTGTAGCGCGTTAAATTCTCTTTATGAGCAATGGCAATTACCTTTCTTTCTTCCATTTGTTCTTCCTCATTTTTTCCTGTTTTGTTATCGGTTATCAGTGAGCCCGGGGCAAATGTAAAAGAGGATTTTATCTCCACTTCCACACCATATTTAAGAGCATATTCCACAGCCCGGGGATGTAATACCTTAGAGCCATTGTAACATAGGGTTAGCATCAGTTGTGGGCTTATTTGTTTAAGCAATTTTGGCTGTGTCACAAGTTTCGGATCAGCGGAAAAAATCCCATCCACATCTGTGTAAATTTCACATTTATTTGCCTTTAAATAGCACGCTAAGGCAACTGCAGATGTATCAGAACCACCTCTGCCCAAAGTAGTTATTTCTTTGCTAATGCTAACACCCTGAAAACCTGCCACAATAACAACTTTGCCTTTTTCCAGTTCTTCCTGGATGCGAAAAGCATTTACTTTCAGAATCCGAGCATTGCCATGCTTTTCATCTGTGATAATACCACTTTGAGAACCGGTAAAAGAAATGGAAGGAATTCCTTCTTCCATCAAAGCTAAAGACAATAAACTCATACTTATCCGTTCACCTGCCGTCAATAACATATCCAATTCCCGCCGAGAAGGATGTTGGGAAATTCCATAAGCAAGAGCAAAAAGTTCGTCTGTTGTTTTAGCCATTGCCGAAACAACTAATACCAGACCCTCTCCCTTGTGATATTCACCGGAAAGTTTATGAGCTATGTTGCGGATTAAATCAATGTTAGCAACTGAAGTTCCGCCGAATTTCTTTACTATTATTGCCATATCTTTCTTTTTTGCAGATTTATCATCTTTGTCAAGAAAAAAAGGTTTTTTGAGTGGATAACGCCGTAAATAAAGGTTTTGAGGGTGAAGAATATTTTTTTCCCCGATTCCGGTGAACTCTTTGATAAAGGACGAATTTTCTAACCTATTCTTTGAATTTGCATTATCTTGGCTAACCTTTTGCTATCCTATAGGTTAAATTACCAAAATAATTTTCTCTAAGGCATAATAATGATAAAACCATATTATCTCTTATTTCTGGAAGTTTATTACTTCTTTATCATACCTCAATCAAGCGTTAATAATTAAGGAGTGATTAAGGGATGATAAAGAAGTGATTGACAGTTTCAAGCAAGGAAATATCTTGGCATCAAAATATAGGGAGGTTACAATGAAAGTAACTGTAAAAGATGGAATAAAGGGATTTTCAGGCAAACTGGATGGTGCGATATATTATTATCATCCCCGCTTGAAAAGGACTTTAATGCGGAGAGCTCCTCAAATGCCCATCCAGGAAAAAAACCTGGAATATGCTGCCATAGCCAAACAAATTAAAGATATTAACCCTTCGGAAGCGTATCGTAACGATTTTAAAAATTTCCTGAACCTTTTGAGGGATAAGGATGATAGCGTGCGAGTGCCCTCTTGGTATTCCCTTTTTGTGAAAATGTTGTGGGCAATGCAAGCCAAATATCCCGAACAAGTGAACCTGAAAACTATTACTAAAGAGCAAATTCTGGAACAACAGTTACCCTGCCTTTCGGTAAAAACAGCGGTGGAAGACGGCTTGCTAACGAAAGTTCCTGGTTATCAATATCTAAACAAAGAGATTTGATCCAATTCTTTCATATCTTGCTTCCTTAAAAAAAGGTTTAGAAAGTAGAGCGGGTTCACAATGTTCAATTTGATGTATTAAGTTGAACGAAACAGTTAATGTAATGATTCCATAAGCGTTTTGGATAACAGATAGAGTGGTTTGAGTGATGTTAATAAATTATCACTTGCCAAAATCATAAGCTTGATTATATTAACTTATAGTTAATGAGATAAGGAGGTAATAATGAATGTCGGAGAAAAAATAAAATTGTATAGAAAGCGACTAAACATTTCTGGTAAAGAACTTGCCCAGAAATTGGATGTAACACCTGCTCTTATAACCTATTATGAACAGGGGAAAAGACAAGTTCCTTTGAAAACACTAATGCAAATATCGGAAATTATCAAGGTTCCTCTGGAATACTTTGTTACCGATAAAGAATATATTTCATATTCTGCTTATCGTGGTAAAGGTAGAATAACAAAAGAAGAAAAGGAAGAAGTTGCCTTATTCGAGGAAATAGTAGATAACTATATTAGGATTGCAAAGTTAAACGATTTTGACATCCATTACCAAGGTCCTAATGAATATCGGGGGAAAACTATCTCCGACCAAGAAATTGGCATAATTAAAGCCCAACTGGAGGTTCCGCTTATTGTGCATTATAATAACTTAGTTGAAGCTCTTTGGCTAAAATGGAGAATTGCTGTCTTTGCTCTTCCTTTTAGAAATACAAATTTATCAGCAATCACGATAAGAAGAGATGACATTTATTGTGTTTTTATTAATAAAGGGCACACAATTGAAAGAAACTTTTTTTCTTTAGCTCATGAACTGGGACACATTTTGATGCATCTGGATACGGATGAATTTATTATTTCTCGTCTTGGCTCAAGAGACCCTAAAGAAAAAGAGGCAAATGAATTTGCTTCCAGATTTACTGTCCCGTATGCTTTGCTAATGAATAAGGTAGGGAATAATTCCTTTTCGGAAACAATAACAGCAGATAAAATATGGGAATTGGCAAAGTATTTTAATGTTTCTTATGAATGCATTGTTTATAATCTGGTAAAGGCAAATATATTGAATTACGGCAAAGATGAAATAGCCAGATTGAAAGAACCGATTAAAGAATATGAATATAATATAACTATAGACGATTTCCCAGCTATTTATCGTTTACTGGTCTATCTTACCTGGAGAAAGGGAGAAATATCTATCTCCAAAGCCGGTAATTATCTATTATCCGATATACAAACTGTTAATGATGAATTCGGTAAAATAGGCAAAATTCTGGGTAGGGTCTAAATCTGAAATGATTTTTATTAGACACTGCTACCATTTTAAAAATGTAGTGACAGATAAGTCTTAAAAATTTGTGTAAAATTGGAAACTTCAAACTTAGTAACGCGCGAATAGATTGGATAAAAAAAGATATTGACAAAAAAAGGCAATTTAATAGAATTAATAATAGGTTTCAAGACCATATATAGAGATTAAAAGGAGAGTATATTAAATTGTCCTTAATAAGATGCAAGACAATGAGTTGGAATTTACAAAAACATTTAGAAATCAAATCACTGGCTGGTAGATACACTACTCCATTTTATAAATTCCAATTTAAGAGATCTGATGGATAAACATCCTTTTTACCAGGGCATTCCACTCCCTTTGGAAAGTATGAACGATAATGATTTCAATAGTTTTATCATTGCTTGTTCTGATTATTTTTTCCCTAATACTATAAGTGATACATCATTTCCAGATACGCATGATAATGGTTTTGATCTTAGACGAAGAGTTTCTGGAACTGATAACCAATATATTTGCATACAATCGAAAAAGATGCAAGCAATAGTCGACTACTCAACCATTTCTAAAGAACTGTGCAAGGTCGCATTAGCTTCAAAGTATTATAATTTAATCATTAAAGAGTATTATCTCTTTAGTGTTAAAGGTGCCAATAGTAAGTGGTGTTCTGATAACGAAGTCAAAAGAAAAGAAGAGCTAATTAATTACACGAAAGATCATTTAAAGAAGGAAAAGCTCTTCATTGATATTCGCAAGAAACTTCAAAGTATTGGCGTTTATGATAACGAATTGTTCGAAGTTGTTCAGAAATTCATTAACACCTTGGATAACATTGTGATATGCAAGCAGGATGATATCGAAAGAATGATAAAAAAAGGTGATAATAAGGACTTCGATAACATCATCTCTAACTTCTTCATCGTTAATAAAATGTCAAGCGAAGTAAATCCGAGGCCTGATTATGATGAGGATAAATACTTTGATCATGCTACGAACGTGATTTCAGGTATTCTTAAGCAAACTATTGAATTAGAGCTATATAAAGACATTAATAATGATTTGATGCATTCAAACCCTATGTACGATCAAAATAATGTCAGCGAGTCGGCAGTAATATCATATCAGGAGTTTCTGAATAATCTCCAAACTGGTACTGTATTTGTAATCACTGCAAAAGGAGGTTATGGTAAAACTATTTCGACAGCGTACATTTTCAACAAAGCCATTGAGCTACATAGGAATGATACAAAACGACCTATTCCTGTTTTGATTGAATGCAAATCGTACTTCGGGAAGGTATGTGATCTAATTAACCGCAGATTAGGACTATCTCACGGATCATTCTATCAAATCGGAGCCAGTTTTCTTCTCATATTTGACGCAATTGACGAGCTTCCACAGAGTGAGGTGAAGAATTTTTTTGCTGAATTATCAATATTGATAGACAGTTATCCCATATCATTAATTATTACTCAGAGAAACAACACCCTTAACTCAGATTTCATAATGGGTAAGTCTGTATGTTCCTATGGCATAATGCAGTTATCCATTAGACAGATGTATGAAATCTGTATACTTCAAAAGATGAATTATGAAGAATCAAAAGAGATGATCTTTAAGTACATAGAGACCTATAAAGATACAGAAATTCTCTATTCACCGTTTATTTTCGTAAAAACTATTGAATTCTACAGGGCGAATATGTCACTTCCAAAAAGCGCTTTGTCTCTCCTCGAATTCTACATCTCAACCAGATTTAATAGGAACAAATATAGAATTAGTTATGTCTCAAACTCTTATTCCACTAATGACATTGCAGAAACATTCATAACTATAGCCAAACATATGCTGCTATCAGGTGATTCTTCAATTGACCTCACTGAAGTACAGCAAATTTGCAAAAAAATAAGTTCAGATTTGTCTAGAGAGGAATTCATGGCGTTTCTGACAAATTTTGAAATCATGGATGTAGTAGATGGTATCTGTTCTTTCCAACATCAGATTCTTGCATACTATTTTGGATCATTCCAAATTAAACCCGATCAGTTGATTTCACTTTTCGATGATGGTAAAGATATAGAGATGCTTATAATCTTATCATTATCAAGATTTACTCTTGAAGAGGCTATATATGTGATTCAGCATTTATGCCAAACTGATCTAATCCTAGCCTCCAAATGTGCATTGATAATTGGTGATGATGCAGTTAATACACTGTTACCAACAGTTGAAGCAAAGTATAAGAGCAACAGACTATTTGATATTTGGGAAGCAACTACATCATATGGAATTCTGAAATCTCCTTCATCATGTAAAATGTTACTCGATGACTTTAATAGTGAAGAGAAGGTATCCTTTAAGAAAAGTAATATTAAACGAGCACTATTGATGATGGGGGAGGAATCACAAAGCTTAGAAGTTCTGAACGAAACTGAACAAAATTATGCAATACCGCTCGACATAACAATAACTCCGAACCCATGGAATTATATCCCGATAAATGTTCGCTACCGATTAGCACAAGAAAGAATCGAAAGTGCAATATGTGATAATTTTACGAGCTTTAACGAGTTTAAAAATGGCTTCTGCTTTTCTATGCAGTTCATTTATTATACCATTCCAACAGATGATATAGTGCAGTTCTGTAAATCAGTAATCAATGCTACTCCAATCCTGAAATCCTTGCGAACATTCTATATCGCTTTCTTCATCGTATTAAGAGATGACAACCCAAATGATATACCGTATTTAAAAGATATGCTTAACAGAAGTCTTAAATTTGCAGAGCATTTGGAAATCCTTATCGAGAGTTATAAGCTCGGATACATTTTATTTGATGACGCTGATGTTTTGAATATCATTGAAATCTACAATCAAATGTCCTGTGAAGAACAAATACCATCCAGTTCAAGTAATACTCTTGATACTAAGCAAATTCGTGAAGAAAGCAGAAAGCACAGAAATCTGGATACCATCAGTAAGATTGAGAGTTTTCTTGACCTCATAGACCTAAGTGAGGGTCATCTAACAACCATTTTTTCATATTTTGACAAAAATCTAGTATTAAAGAAGAGGAGTTTCATTTGGTTGTTGTTGGGCAAGTATAAGTACCAAAGCATGCACTTGTTGATTCCATCAGTTATCGAGAATCACGACATTGATACTTGCGCATTAGCGACTTTATATTTGAAAGAATCTGAGGCATCGGAATTGTTTCTGGATGAGTACAAACAGCTCCTTTCTGAAGAACCAGATAGGTTTTTCTCGTATGATTTACGTCTGTTACTTAAGCACCTTGAGCATAATGGTAGAGTTGATGATGTTCTCTCATTTATCACACCAAGATTATATGCTGGGTTTCATCTTGGCGATATTGTGACTGATTATCACGACCTGCGAGATCCCCATACTCAGATGATTAATCGAGAAGTAGGATTACTTACCTATTTGGAGATGTATCTAAGTAATTGCCTCAATATTGATAATGACATCTTGAGGGCTTTTATCAAGGATTATGAACTTCTTGTCTTTAGTGAGGATAGAAACATGGTTGGAAAAGTGTTACCGAAACTCGGACTAAAGGAGTTAACGCTGGCAATAGAAAACAAAGAGATTGCAATGGTACCACATCTCATTAAAGCGGTTGTTCAAACATACGGAGAAAAAACAAATGTCGCAATAATTGGAGAAGAGATATTCAAAACCCAACGGCTTTCAGGTTGGGAAAAAGTATTAGATCTTATATGGAATGACTCAACGATTCTATCTGCAATAGATAGGCTTATTTATGAGTCATCTTTGCCTTTAGATACAAGCGAGATATCGCAGTTACAAGATTTAAACGGTCTTGTTACTAAACAACAAGCTGAAAGTATAATAGGTCCTTTACTAAATTCAAACCGAGATATCAATGACATTGCAAGAAGAACCCTTGAGCTTTGGTATGATGTTGGTATAAGAAAGAAAAGCTAACTCCCCCTAAATATGGCTAGTAAAGGGTATAAGTACCCCCCCCTACCAGAGATAATAAATGGCACTAACCAAAAACAGGTAAAAGAAAAAATAGAAAAATGGGAGTTATTGAAACAGGTAGAGAGAATGCAACCGTTATGAATACCTATATGGAAAACAAAGAACTTATTGGTAGTCAAGATGTTAAGACCTATTGTACGCAGATGGTTCAAGATGCTCTAAAATATGAAATCTAACCCTGCGATCGACATTATCAGACAACGGTTAAAACAGTGCGTAAATGGGTAAAGCGATACCAACAATATAAGGAGGATGGTTTGAATGATCTTTCCCGTAAAAAAACACACTGCCTAATCAAGATTGATAAAGAAATAGAACTGCAGATTATTGAATGTCTCAAAGCTCACCCAAGTTGAAATGATAGAAGAATCAAAGAATTACTGGAA
It encodes:
- a CDS encoding XRE family transcriptional regulator, whose translation is MNVGEKIKLYRKRLNISGKELAQKLDVTPALITYYEQGKRQVPLKTLMQISEIIKVPLEYFVTDKEYISYSAYRGKGRITKEEKEEVALFEEIVDNYIRIAKLNDFDIHYQGPNEYRGKTISDQEIGIIKAQLEVPLIVHYNNLVEALWLKWRIAVFALPFRNTNLSAITIRRDDIYCVFINKGHTIERNFFSLAHELGHILMHLDTDEFIISRLGSRDPKEKEANEFASRFTVPYALLMNKVGNNSFSETITADKIWELAKYFNVSYECIVYNLVKANILNYGKDEIARLKEPIKEYEYNITIDDFPAIYRLLVYLTWRKGEISISKAGNYLLSDIQTVNDEFGKIGKILGRV
- the metG gene encoding methionine--tRNA ligase, which encodes MKYIVTSALPYANGKLHIGHLAGAYLPADIFVRFLRLEGEDVIYICGTDEHGTPISITADKEGITPQDVVTRYHQSIKEAFDGTGIEFDNFSGTARPPHYKLAADFFLQLHKNGYIKPKNTLQFYCENDKRFLPDRYVEGICPRCGASNARGDQCDKCGQIYETTTLQEPKCKICGSTPVIKETQHWFIQLDKFREQLRLWLATKDYWKENVRNFILGLLEQGLIERSITRDLMWGVPVPLPEAKGKVLYVWFDAPIGYISSTIEWAEKIGQPDKWKEYWLNPETRLIHFIGKDNIIFHSLIWPAMLMGQDTKYCLPYDIPANEFMNLEGEKISTSRNWAIWVDEFLQDFEGEFLRYYLAVNAPERQDSDFNFKDFQNKINTDLNNTLGNLANRVFAFANKNFAGKITACALSESAKVVIDEADAILKEIEESYQDYQVKKNTRLIMDIARLGNRYFDENKPWAMLKEDKQSVMETLYICANLLAKISVAFSPILPKSMQKLRQMMGLNAKFGFADAYNLLADIKLNEVQPLFRKIEDSEIEAQMTKLHSQNKSATTDNEKSATPNCLPNTNSVEKKAEVAKSEIAPLKELISYDDFAKLDLRLAKVLAAEKVPATDKLLKLQVDLGTEQRELIAGIAVDYAPEDIIGKTVLMLANLQPRKIKGVNSQGMILAANANGKLLVLLPDGEGIPGSVVQ
- a CDS encoding aspartate kinase, which translates into the protein MAIIVKKFGGTSVANIDLIRNIAHKLSGEYHKGEGLVLVVSAMAKTTDELFALAYGISQHPSRRELDMLLTAGERISMSLLSLALMEEGIPSISFTGSQSGIITDEKHGNARILKVNAFRIQEELEKGKVVIVAGFQGVSISKEITTLGRGGSDTSAVALACYLKANKCEIYTDVDGIFSADPKLVTQPKLLKQISPQLMLTLCYNGSKVLHPRAVEYALKYGVEVEIKSSFTFAPGSLITDNKTGKNEEEQMEERKVIAIAHKENLTRYTLPLNSQVLNTLTNWNYEIYKSFMNEGLVELFIESKYITEIDYFLQEQNIKPVKKEGDFAFVNLVGLGVGHDPAFWSSVMDNSKEFNILRSFNNEQSIELLLPEENCSAAVKTLHKIYIEDKQ
- the hslO gene encoding Hsp33 family molecular chaperone HslO, whose translation is MNKDFILRGTAHNDSFRFFAVQSPNCVQTARDLNDLSPLSTLLLGRMISASAMLSWDLKEEDSEVTLRIDSLGDMEGAIVICTQNGYLRGYVKNPHLFYDHKEDNFLVGKALGKGTLTISRDTKGARSYLSTTELITGEIAEDLAYYYQQSEQIPTAVNLGVLIDKEAKVRASGGFIIQQMPFADVKIADKIKENLDRTPNISDLMDMGLTLNDILDRFVFKGLKWQINEEKEIAYHCNCSYELFSKALLLLGKEELQTLQEGIQPVCLYCNKNYNFSAEDIQQLIAQLEGKK
- a CDS encoding SpoIID/LytB domain-containing protein is translated as MRTLSLLLLLLLCGSLLAGAQVLDGELYLEINLVISPSLNISFPKVTTPIIVSENEGLISRSFNSDIYISIVNPTKTVRYAILNYLDTTFSPEEEKNAVVKDIFVWEEGRLIKKKELQHFLPENFNTEEEAQQYALLHNIPTQYIREMPLLNSTVQIQDAKGNIYYMETPLKIHSENDLCFNEDGFGYSGDFILKTVKRQIVLNQFLPLEQYLAGVVPNEIGDNAPFEALKAQTVAARTHALSLLLNNKHKTDGYDLCNSTHCQVYKGKYLQNEQIWKAISECAYEVLCLNGNLAEATYHSCCGGKTDASSIIWKGKPVEHLNGIICIDNAENYDLTKESEAREWINEKLPTENMTTWEKGALSWHKSISLKQLADNAGLNDIDKIEIIKRGNSGRITELKLIGSETVTLNNEYQIRQIFGNLLSSFFYIEGSYATEDGIVTIYPHKELNLKGRGAGHGVGMCQVGALRKAREGFNYEEILQFYYPGTTLNKDWLNE